The DNA region TTTTCCATCAGTGGTCTCCTTTGGTTGAGTACCGCCAAATCTAACCGATTTGGCGTGGAGACCACTACCTACTTTTAACAATTTATGGGACATTACCTGCAGTGCTGATTCTTCTCGTCTTTGCGAATTTAAGCCTGCGTGGAATTAATGTGCTGATGTGGGAAAAATACGCATTCATATAGCGAAATTCATATAAAATAGCACTTAATGCTGTATCGAATTGCTTGGGTTGACCAAAAACTGTGAATTTTTTGCGTAGTGCTCCAGTACCGATCAGCCGGTATGGTCCGTCGGTAGTGCGTTTAATTTGATTAAAGAGGTTCCGATTAAATCAGGGGAGCCATGAGGCTTTTTTTGAGCAGGCCATTCTAAAAGGTGTGCTGGAGTTGTTGCGCCTCATTTCATCAAAGAAACCAGTGATGTTAAACGGCACATTACTGCCGTTTAAGTCGATCGATCAGGTCTTGTGTGGTTTGTTGGGGATATTCATTTTGCAGGGTCTGCAGGTATTGGAGTGCTTCGTTGTTCTTTTTCTGCTCCAAGGCATTGCGGGCTAGGTGACGCAGTGCCTGCTGTCGCACGGGGGGGCTGGTAAGGGCTGATTGCAGGTCGGCGGCGGCTTTGTTGTATTGTTGCTGCATCCGATAGAGGTCGGAGCGCTCGATCAGCCAGGTAGTTTTCAGTGGATGGGCATGCAGCTGTTCGGTCGCTATGACGATCGCGTCATCGATGGCCCCTTCGTTTCTTTTTTGATGATAAAGAATCAAGGCCTCTGCGTCATCGATACAGCTATCCGGATGGCTGGATTGCCATCGCGTCAGGAGCTGTCTGGAATCGTTGATTAAATCATGTTGCAACAAGGTTTCTATGACAGAATAGAGTGTTTCATACGGAATATCTGCAGAGACGTATTCGCCATTGTAAAGTTCGATTGCCCGGCGGGTTGCTCCCTGATTTAAATATAGTGTGGCGAGTTGCGTCAGCTGCTGGTTGTCCGGACGGCTGACAAGGCGTGCCGTTTCCAGTGATACAATAGCGTCTGTCGTTTGACCAAGTGCGAGCTGTGTGTTGGATAGCAGGGTCCAGTATTGTGCAGTTTCCGGCTGGGTTTCGCAGAGCTGTTTTATTAAATTGAGAACTTCCTGATAGCGTTCCTGCTGGAGTAGGGCGTTGATTAGTCCTGATCGGATTTCAATCGCATCGGGATTGGAAAGCAACAATTGTCTAAAGGCTGTTTCTGCAGATGTTGTATAGCGGGCCTGAAGGAGCGCGTGAGCATAGAGCAACAGGTCGTCGGGATTATTGGCAGCCGATGATATGAGGGGCCGCAGGGTGGAAACTGCATCACGGGGATGATCTGTTTGCAGCAGTGCGCGTGCGAGATTTACGCGTGCGGCCTTGAACCCGGGATATAGCGAGAGTGCTTTTTTATAGGCGTCAGCGGCGTCGATATAGTTCGCTGTGGTGTAACAAAGATTTCCGTAGGCGAAGGCCAGTGCGGCATGATCGCTTTTACTTCGTTCTGCTTCGAGATAAAGCATTGCTGCGGTCGTGTTCGTCGTCGCCATGACGTCGGTCTTCTGTATAATGGCTGCCTCGCGCGATGTGACTGGTGGAACCGTCTCGTCGGCGAAGAGGGTGTTCAATAGAAGCAGTAGCAGTAAACAGGTTGTTAAATATTTCATAAGATCAGTTCAAAGAGAAGGTAATTGTTTGTCTGACGCGGACATCGACGGGTTGTCCGTTTTTTTGGGCAGGTTGAAATGTCCAGTGCTGTATCGTGTCGGTGGCGGCTTTTTCAAATGTTCCGGCGGGTTTGGCGTCGGTGACTGAAATATCAGTGACGCGGCCTGCGGCGGATACCGTGAATTCGACGCGGACATGTCCTTCTATGTGGCGCATGCGTTCCCGAGTCGGATAGACGGGTGGTGCGCGTTTTATCGGGATGGGCGGGGCATCGACTTCATCCAGTTCGAAAAGAACTTGTTCCGGTGCATCAAGGCCGCTGAAATCGTAGACAGGCATGGCCAGTTGCGATGATGCCGGTGGCGATAGGGGCAGTGGTTGAATCGTTATATTCAGTGGAACAGTGACAGATGGCGCAGTCGCGATGGGGTTTTGATTCGGAATAATAATGGGGTGATGCGCTGTTTGGAGCGTATGCTGTACGGGCTGGGATAACGTTGGCGGCGGTTCGGGTAGCTGGTAGAGGCTGACGGGACGCAAAATCGGCTGCGGCTTCGTCATCGGCGGGGGCGATGGACGATATTGCAATGGCAGAACAATGAATATCAGCATGGTG from Spartobacteria bacterium includes:
- a CDS encoding tetratricopeptide repeat protein — its product is MKYLTTCLLLLLLLNTLFADETVPPVTSREAAIIQKTDVMATTNTTAAMLYLEAERSKSDHAALAFAYGNLCYTTANYIDAADAYKKALSLYPGFKAARVNLARALLQTDHPRDAVSTLRPLISSAANNPDDLLLYAHALLQARYTTSAETAFRQLLLSNPDAIEIRSGLINALLQQERYQEVLNLIKQLCETQPETAQYWTLLSNTQLALGQTTDAIVSLETARLVSRPDNQQLTQLATLYLNQGATRRAIELYNGEYVSADIPYETLYSVIETLLQHDLINDSRQLLTRWQSSHPDSCIDDAEALILYHQKRNEGAIDDAIVIATEQLHAHPLKTTWLIERSDLYRMQQQYNKAAADLQSALTSPPVRQQALRHLARNALEQKKNNEALQYLQTLQNEYPQQTTQDLIDRLKRQ
- a CDS encoding energy transducer TonB, with amino-acid sequence MTAANLLSPPRWPLTSWLGALLLTMLIFIVLPLQYRPSPPPMTKPQPILRPVSLYQLPEPPPTLSQPVQHTLQTAHHPIIIPNQNPIATAPSVTVPLNITIQPLPLSPPASSQLAMPVYDFSGLDAPEQVLFELDEVDAPPIPIKRAPPVYPTRERMRHIEGHVRVEFTVSAAGRVTDISVTDAKPAGTFEKAATDTIQHWTFQPAQKNGQPVDVRVRQTITFSLN